The following proteins are encoded in a genomic region of Sorangiineae bacterium MSr12523:
- a CDS encoding ATP-binding protein, with translation MAQKKPGDPVSAPPLSDVQQRTSDVVFTDREEVSTSSRMRGAGPASGLKRQLDVDLEDSHVAGFIDREAAFDLLIQLACDLPVADGDEAVVRAMVNGLAEILPMCGVGVCFVENPVMVKVLGAPMAARDMRQRVILHHGPGEHAHDRVDPTRLFPDYPSEVIVEVPGDSGGATLHAAFQEDNVAGKDALVSSILRRAVMVLKRGRQHAEAHAIAHAARHSVMTLNAQMVQAEKLASLGQIAAGMVHELNNPLTSIVAYTDYLTKRWMAKRDHADPDELERLRRIGESAHRLLRFTRDLVTYARPAGEIPIPVVLHGVIDQALVFCEHLLGETSTRVERRFGDGVLPVRGLPEQLTQVFVNLITNACHAMPRGGILTITTELVDGDRSVRVVVTDTGCGILPEDQARIFTPFFTTKKDGKGTGLGLAIVKSIVETHNGNIAVESEPDRGATFALVLPVATR, from the coding sequence ATGGCGCAGAAAAAACCGGGCGATCCCGTTTCGGCGCCGCCGCTTTCGGACGTACAGCAGCGCACGAGTGACGTGGTCTTCACGGATCGTGAGGAGGTTTCGACATCGAGCCGGATGCGCGGGGCAGGCCCAGCATCGGGTCTCAAGCGGCAGCTGGATGTCGATTTGGAAGATTCGCACGTGGCCGGTTTCATCGATCGTGAGGCGGCGTTCGACCTGCTGATTCAGCTTGCCTGCGATCTTCCCGTGGCCGATGGCGACGAGGCGGTGGTGCGGGCCATGGTGAACGGCCTGGCCGAGATCCTGCCGATGTGTGGCGTGGGGGTGTGCTTCGTCGAGAACCCCGTCATGGTGAAGGTGCTTGGCGCACCGATGGCCGCGCGCGACATGCGCCAGCGGGTCATTTTGCATCACGGGCCGGGCGAGCACGCGCACGATCGGGTCGACCCGACGCGGTTGTTCCCCGACTACCCGAGTGAGGTCATCGTCGAGGTTCCCGGCGACAGCGGCGGGGCCACATTGCATGCAGCGTTTCAAGAGGACAACGTCGCGGGCAAGGACGCATTGGTCTCGAGCATTCTTCGCCGCGCGGTGATGGTGCTCAAGCGGGGGCGCCAGCACGCGGAGGCCCACGCCATTGCCCACGCCGCGCGCCATTCCGTGATGACCTTGAATGCGCAAATGGTGCAGGCGGAGAAGCTTGCCTCACTCGGGCAGATTGCCGCGGGCATGGTGCACGAGCTCAATAATCCGCTGACATCGATTGTCGCGTATACCGATTATCTGACGAAGCGTTGGATGGCCAAACGCGATCACGCAGACCCGGATGAACTGGAGCGACTGCGGCGCATCGGCGAATCGGCGCACCGGCTTTTGCGTTTCACGCGCGATTTGGTGACGTATGCGCGCCCCGCCGGGGAAATCCCGATTCCCGTGGTTTTGCATGGCGTGATTGACCAAGCATTGGTCTTTTGCGAGCACCTTTTGGGCGAGACGAGCACGCGTGTGGAACGCCGTTTTGGCGATGGCGTGTTACCGGTGCGCGGATTGCCGGAGCAGCTCACCCAGGTTTTCGTCAATCTGATTACCAATGCATGCCATGCCATGCCGCGCGGCGGAATCCTCACCATCACCACCGAGCTGGTCGACGGCGATCGCTCCGTGCGCGTGGTGGTGACCGACACGGGCTGCGGCATTTTGCCGGAAGACCAAGCGCGCATCTTCACCCCATTCTTCACGACGAAAAAAGACGGCAAGGGAACGGGCCTGGGCCTGGCCATCGTGAAGAGCATCGTCGAGACCCACAACGGCAACATCGCCGTCGAAAGCGAACCCGATCGCGGCGCCACCTTCGCCCTCGTGTTGCCCGTAGCTACGCGCTGA
- the glyS gene encoding glycine--tRNA ligase subunit beta, whose translation MTRPTLLLEIGVEELPSSFVDAALAALPNLVKDKLLSLRLSHGNVYALGTPRRLAVLVHELATAQTSLDEEVIGPPETAAFKDGKPTRAAEAFAAKVGVPASELTVVEKAAGPKQKPGRYVVARRKEQGREATALLGDAFAEICAAIPFRKSMRWGSGDATFGRPVQWLVLLLGDKIIDATFAGVKSDRKTYGHRFLAPGTLSIANADSYVETLRGAHVLVDRDERARTMMEGVARAAKELGGSYDPDPSLVAENASLVEEPHTVVGSFAPAFLSLPASVIRAAARGHQKYFCVEKGPDELLPHYLTVVNTANRPDKIARGNDSVMRARLSDARFFFEEDKKVNVETRVEKLAGIVFVNKLGTVRDKVARIEKLATRIAERLGLSDVAKIQRAAHLAKNDLVSLMVGEFPELQGHMGRAYAQNAGEDGAVADAIRDHYRPVGADDGIPPGDVARAVALADRLDTLVGCFAIGLSPTGTADPYALRRATIALLRILIESAEENPAYGRLHVGELVGLAYELFADKKLDLGREETVTKVSEFARERLRNLMATRTSTQVADAVLAGYAFTSGTEAPIESYPFFAMAKARALQAVVSSGAPWLEKARTVAKRLNGISKDAKPVLHPKDVFLSSDKDATIHDVVRAIESVTASLDSEGSVSKALHQAEELAKRIDEIFVSTLVNDPNDANTPKRLELLSYGAKSMLRIGDFSKLG comes from the coding sequence ATGACACGACCTACGCTGCTTCTGGAGATTGGCGTCGAGGAACTTCCCTCGTCCTTCGTCGATGCTGCGCTCGCCGCGCTTCCCAACCTGGTGAAGGACAAGCTTCTGAGCCTTCGCCTTTCGCATGGCAATGTCTATGCGCTGGGTACCCCGCGCCGGCTCGCGGTGTTGGTGCACGAGCTTGCGACCGCGCAAACGAGCCTCGACGAAGAGGTCATCGGCCCGCCGGAAACCGCCGCGTTCAAGGATGGAAAGCCCACGCGCGCGGCCGAGGCCTTTGCCGCCAAGGTGGGCGTGCCCGCCTCCGAGCTCACGGTGGTGGAGAAAGCCGCGGGCCCGAAGCAAAAGCCGGGACGCTACGTGGTGGCGCGGCGCAAAGAGCAAGGGCGCGAGGCCACCGCTCTTTTGGGGGATGCGTTTGCCGAGATTTGCGCGGCCATTCCGTTCCGCAAATCGATGCGGTGGGGCTCGGGCGATGCGACCTTCGGGCGGCCGGTGCAATGGCTGGTGCTGCTGCTGGGCGACAAGATCATCGATGCGACCTTCGCGGGCGTGAAGAGCGACCGAAAGACCTACGGCCATCGCTTTTTGGCGCCGGGGACGCTGAGCATCGCCAATGCCGACAGCTACGTCGAGACCTTGCGCGGCGCGCACGTGCTGGTCGATCGCGACGAGCGGGCGCGCACCATGATGGAGGGCGTGGCGCGCGCGGCGAAGGAGCTGGGTGGCTCCTACGATCCGGATCCGTCGCTGGTCGCAGAGAATGCATCGCTGGTCGAGGAGCCCCACACGGTGGTGGGAAGCTTCGCGCCGGCGTTTCTCTCGCTTCCGGCCTCGGTCATTCGGGCGGCGGCGCGCGGGCATCAGAAGTACTTCTGCGTGGAAAAAGGTCCGGACGAGCTTTTGCCGCATTACCTCACCGTGGTGAACACGGCGAATCGGCCGGACAAGATCGCGCGGGGCAATGACTCGGTCATGCGCGCGCGGTTGTCGGACGCGCGGTTCTTCTTCGAGGAGGACAAGAAGGTCAACGTCGAGACCCGCGTGGAGAAGCTCGCGGGCATCGTGTTCGTCAACAAGCTGGGCACGGTGCGCGACAAGGTGGCCCGCATCGAGAAGCTCGCCACGCGCATCGCCGAGCGGCTCGGATTGTCGGACGTGGCGAAGATCCAGCGCGCGGCGCATCTCGCGAAGAACGATCTCGTCTCGCTGATGGTCGGCGAGTTCCCCGAGCTCCAAGGCCACATGGGTCGCGCCTACGCCCAGAACGCCGGTGAAGACGGCGCCGTGGCGGATGCGATCCGCGATCATTATCGCCCCGTCGGCGCCGACGATGGCATTCCCCCCGGCGACGTGGCCCGCGCCGTCGCCTTGGCGGATCGCCTGGACACATTGGTCGGATGTTTTGCCATCGGCCTCTCGCCCACGGGCACCGCCGACCCGTATGCCCTGCGTCGGGCGACGATCGCGCTGCTGCGCATCCTCATCGAGTCCGCGGAGGAAAACCCCGCCTACGGCAGGCTGCACGTGGGCGAGCTCGTAGGGCTCGCGTACGAATTGTTCGCCGATAAAAAGCTGGACCTAGGGCGCGAGGAAACGGTGACGAAGGTCAGCGAGTTCGCGCGCGAGCGCCTGCGCAACTTGATGGCCACGCGCACCAGCACGCAGGTGGCCGATGCCGTGCTCGCGGGATACGCCTTTACGTCGGGCACCGAGGCGCCCATCGAGAGCTACCCGTTCTTCGCGATGGCGAAGGCACGCGCGCTGCAAGCGGTGGTGAGCTCGGGAGCACCATGGCTCGAGAAAGCACGCACCGTGGCGAAACGCCTCAATGGCATCAGCAAAGACGCGAAGCCCGTCCTGCATCCGAAGGACGTCTTCCTCTCGTCGGACAAGGACGCGACCATCCACGACGTGGTGCGCGCCATCGAATCGGTCACCGCGAGCTTGGACAGCGAGGGATCCGTTTCGAAGGCCCTGCACCAAGCCGAGGAACTCGCGAAACGCATCGACGAGATCTTCGTCTCGACGCTCGTGAATGATCCCAACGACGCGAACACGCCCAAGCGTCTCGAGCTTCTCTCGTATGGGGCCAAGAGCATGCTGCGCATCGGTGACTTCTCGAAACTAGGGTGA
- the ruvB gene encoding Holliday junction branch migration DNA helicase RuvB — MASTKSRSKTPPEAPVDRALDGAAQGDDVRFDRTLRPQRFDDYVGQSKHKENLRIFVEAARQRGEPLDHLLLCGPPGLGKTTLAQILAHEMGVELHMTNGPVVEHKGSLAGLLTKLQPRDILFIDEIHRLNPVVEESLYPAMEDFRIDVMTGEGAFSSSLQIPVSPFTLVGATTRTGLLTAPLFSRFGHVLRLDFYPPEDLARIVMRSAGLLEVSIDPRAADEIALRSRGTPRIANRLLRRVRDFAQVLGTGKIDIPIVRDACSRLEVDSAGFDEMDRRLLRVIIEDYEGGPVGVETLAAALGEPRDTIEDVYEPYLLQQGYLGRTPRGRVATKKAFAHLGIALTGEPESLSTQKKLF; from the coding sequence ATGGCGAGCACCAAGTCCCGGTCGAAAACGCCGCCCGAAGCCCCGGTTGATCGAGCTCTCGACGGCGCCGCCCAAGGGGACGACGTTCGGTTCGACCGCACCTTGCGACCGCAGCGGTTCGACGATTACGTCGGGCAGAGCAAGCACAAGGAGAACCTCCGCATCTTCGTCGAGGCGGCGCGCCAGCGCGGCGAACCGCTCGATCATCTCTTGCTTTGCGGCCCGCCCGGCTTGGGCAAGACCACCCTGGCGCAGATCCTTGCGCACGAAATGGGGGTCGAGCTCCACATGACCAACGGCCCGGTGGTGGAGCACAAGGGATCGCTCGCCGGGTTGCTCACCAAGCTGCAGCCGCGCGACATCTTGTTCATCGACGAGATCCACCGGCTCAATCCCGTCGTCGAAGAAAGCCTCTACCCGGCCATGGAGGACTTTCGCATCGATGTCATGACGGGGGAGGGGGCCTTCTCCTCCTCACTGCAGATCCCCGTCAGCCCCTTTACCTTGGTCGGCGCCACCACGCGCACCGGCCTATTGACCGCGCCGCTCTTTTCGCGATTCGGTCACGTGCTGCGCCTCGATTTCTACCCGCCCGAGGATCTGGCCCGCATCGTCATGCGCAGCGCCGGCCTGCTCGAGGTGAGCATCGACCCCCGCGCCGCCGACGAGATTGCACTGCGCTCGCGCGGCACGCCCCGCATTGCCAATCGCCTTTTGCGCCGGGTGCGCGACTTTGCGCAAGTCCTCGGCACCGGAAAAATCGACATTCCCATCGTCCGCGATGCGTGCTCCCGGCTGGAGGTCGACAGCGCCGGCTTCGACGAAATGGATCGCCGTTTGCTGCGGGTCATCATCGAAGACTACGAAGGCGGCCCCGTGGGGGTGGAGACATTGGCCGCCGCATTGGGCGAGCCCCGGGACACCATCGAGGACGTGTACGAGCCTTATTTGCTGCAGCAAGGATATTTGGGCAGGACGCCCCGAGGCCGTGTGGCCACGAAAAAGGCCTTCGCACACCTGGGGATAGCGCTCACTGGCGAGCCCGAGTCATTAAGTACCCAGAAAAAGCTGTTCTAA
- a CDS encoding PAS domain S-box protein — translation MSRHVLCQALTQAELRHVAVGSGTEALQKIREVDPCIVVLDLVMPPPDGYEILGHLRAQPETRDLPVVVLTALDADNEIARAFEAGADDFVRKPFKPVELVARIRGQLRLRAVMEELARKEKDAQVVLELTQALASNLDFRGILFTVVQRIAEVAKVDRVSIVLVSEQADLGYVVAASDNAELRDLPIDLSKYPEIRQVLDNGEPLVITDAETHPLLEIVRHGARAHAGARAFASIAILPILYEGRPMGVLFVRSKSTFAFGEHELALCKTVSNAMAIALRNARVLQSLRDQTQKVNVARFEAERRLRSLQRYADFFESSADGIVVIDSEGRLLFSNPKAREITGYSETDFRGRRLGDMFDETDIAKARELRDGFAQGHFPRGVDVRIRNKEGQQATLSINFNSVLREEGVVLCSFRDVTHERTVEADLVKTRDFLRRIIDTSGDAIISADMQGRVLVFNNAAERIYGRPTREVIGSDVRELYPPGVARNIMRMIREGGGRIEGVRTEVLDREKNRVPVALSAAFLYEQETLVGSVGIFTDLREKVRMEQRLAQAQEQLLAQERQAIVAELAGAAAHELNQPLTSVMAYAELIKRRLDAESPVFAAVDVIFNEAERMAEIVRKIGKITRYETKAYVGQAKILDLDKASDEGEDNNVAAALGKAGD, via the coding sequence GTGAGTCGACACGTTCTGTGTCAAGCCCTCACGCAGGCCGAGCTGCGCCATGTGGCCGTGGGCTCTGGCACCGAAGCGCTGCAGAAGATCCGCGAGGTCGACCCGTGCATCGTGGTGCTCGACTTGGTCATGCCTCCGCCCGATGGCTATGAAATCCTTGGTCATTTGCGGGCACAGCCCGAAACACGCGACCTGCCGGTCGTCGTTCTGACGGCACTCGATGCCGACAATGAGATCGCCCGCGCCTTCGAGGCCGGTGCCGATGACTTCGTGCGCAAGCCCTTCAAGCCGGTCGAGCTCGTTGCCCGCATCCGCGGCCAGCTCCGCCTGCGCGCCGTCATGGAGGAGCTGGCTCGCAAGGAAAAAGACGCCCAGGTCGTTCTCGAGCTGACCCAGGCCCTCGCCTCCAACCTGGATTTTCGCGGCATCCTCTTCACCGTCGTCCAGCGCATCGCGGAAGTCGCGAAGGTCGACCGCGTTTCCATCGTCCTCGTGAGCGAGCAGGCGGATCTCGGTTATGTCGTCGCCGCCTCGGACAATGCCGAGCTGCGCGATCTGCCCATTGATCTCTCCAAGTACCCGGAGATTCGCCAGGTCCTCGACAATGGCGAGCCCCTCGTCATCACCGACGCCGAGACGCACCCGCTGCTCGAAATCGTGCGCCACGGTGCGCGGGCCCACGCCGGGGCGCGCGCATTCGCGTCCATTGCCATTCTGCCCATTCTTTACGAAGGCCGCCCCATGGGCGTGCTCTTCGTGCGCTCCAAGAGCACCTTCGCCTTCGGCGAGCACGAGCTGGCGCTCTGCAAAACCGTGTCGAACGCCATGGCCATCGCCCTGCGCAACGCGCGCGTGCTCCAGTCGCTGCGCGATCAGACGCAAAAGGTGAACGTGGCGCGCTTCGAGGCCGAGCGTCGTTTGCGTTCGCTGCAGCGCTACGCGGACTTCTTCGAAAGCTCTGCCGACGGCATCGTGGTCATCGACAGCGAAGGGCGCCTTCTCTTTTCCAATCCGAAGGCGCGCGAAATCACGGGCTACTCCGAGACGGATTTTCGCGGGCGTCGTCTTGGGGACATGTTCGACGAAACGGACATCGCCAAGGCGCGCGAGCTTCGCGACGGTTTTGCCCAGGGGCATTTCCCTCGCGGCGTCGACGTGCGCATCCGCAACAAGGAAGGCCAGCAGGCCACCTTGAGCATCAACTTCAACTCGGTGCTTCGCGAAGAGGGCGTGGTGCTCTGCAGTTTCCGCGACGTGACGCACGAGCGCACCGTCGAAGCCGACTTGGTGAAGACGCGCGACTTCCTCCGCCGCATCATCGACACCTCGGGCGATGCCATCATCAGCGCGGACATGCAAGGCCGCGTCCTCGTCTTCAACAACGCCGCCGAGCGCATATACGGGCGCCCCACGCGCGAAGTCATCGGCTCCGACGTGCGCGAGCTCTACCCGCCGGGTGTCGCGCGCAACATCATGCGAATGATCCGTGAGGGCGGCGGCCGCATCGAGGGGGTTCGCACCGAAGTGCTCGACCGCGAAAAGAATCGGGTCCCCGTGGCGCTATCTGCCGCGTTTCTCTACGAACAGGAGACGCTGGTCGGTTCGGTGGGTATCTTCACGGACTTGCGTGAGAAAGTTCGCATGGAGCAACGTCTCGCCCAGGCGCAAGAACAGTTGCTGGCGCAGGAGCGGCAGGCCATCGTGGCCGAGCTTGCCGGTGCCGCCGCGCACGAATTGAATCAGCCGCTCACCAGTGTGATGGCGTACGCAGAACTGATTAAACGTCGTCTCGATGCGGAGTCGCCCGTGTTTGCCGCGGTCGATGTCATTTTCAACGAGGCCGAGCGGATGGCCGAAATCGTCCGGAAAATCGGGAAGATCACCCGATACGAAACGAAGGCGTACGTTGGCCAAGCCAAGATTTTGGATCTGGACAAGGCGAGCGACGAGGGGGAAGACAACAACGTAGCCGCGGCACTCGGGAAGGCGGGCGATTGA
- a CDS encoding serine/threonine protein kinase gives MSIAAGTVVAGKYRVDRVIGTGGMGFVVAATHLQLEQKVALKFLRNESMDNPEVVERFLREARASVRLRGEHVARVHDVGVHDDGRPFMVMEYLEGDDLSRTLKVRGPLSVEETVDYMLQVCEALAEAHALGIVHRDLKPANLFLTRTPAGLPLIKVLDFGISKANPLGDAGTSAPSITSSASMLGSPGYMAPEQMRSSRDVDARSDIWSIGIILFRLVSGHVPFHGDTLGDLLHKVMSEPTPSLRTHCPNLPPGFEQVVEKCLMKQRIDRYANLAELATALAPFAGVDSARLSAHRVAMVLSGAGVSRPSLPSAGTPAAPAVSANQATTNGTGTTRAAWTGTGSDKRRLTKLSAGIAVTAMVATLAAVGAVIGAFVVRGRGMSPAAAAADVSSTMVSASAASASAPSIAPLPTPAELKEIPAIVQSAPSATVHRPAGRPTNPAATVKAKPKAKASASAMESVVAPDIPSTRE, from the coding sequence GTGAGCATTGCTGCGGGGACGGTCGTCGCGGGGAAATACCGCGTGGATCGTGTCATCGGGACGGGGGGGATGGGGTTCGTCGTCGCCGCGACCCACCTCCAGCTCGAGCAGAAGGTTGCGCTCAAGTTTTTGCGCAATGAGTCGATGGATAACCCCGAGGTGGTGGAGCGCTTCCTTCGCGAGGCGCGCGCCAGCGTGAGGCTTCGCGGCGAGCACGTCGCGCGTGTGCACGACGTGGGCGTTCATGACGACGGCCGCCCGTTCATGGTCATGGAATACCTCGAGGGCGACGATCTATCGCGCACCCTCAAGGTGCGCGGACCGCTGTCGGTCGAGGAAACCGTCGATTACATGCTGCAGGTGTGCGAGGCGCTGGCCGAGGCGCATGCGCTGGGCATCGTTCATCGCGATCTCAAACCGGCGAATCTTTTCCTGACGCGAACGCCGGCCGGCCTGCCCTTGATCAAAGTGCTCGACTTCGGCATTTCCAAGGCGAATCCGCTGGGCGATGCCGGGACGTCGGCGCCATCGATCACGTCCAGTGCATCGATGCTCGGGTCGCCGGGTTACATGGCGCCGGAGCAAATGCGCTCCTCGCGCGACGTGGATGCGCGCAGCGACATTTGGTCGATTGGGATCATTCTATTCCGTCTGGTGTCGGGGCATGTGCCCTTTCACGGCGATACCTTGGGCGATTTGCTGCACAAGGTGATGAGCGAGCCGACGCCGTCGCTGCGCACGCACTGCCCGAATCTGCCGCCGGGTTTCGAGCAGGTCGTCGAAAAGTGCCTCATGAAGCAGCGCATCGACCGATATGCGAACCTGGCGGAGTTGGCGACGGCGCTGGCACCGTTCGCGGGGGTCGATTCGGCGCGGCTTTCCGCGCATCGCGTGGCGATGGTGCTGAGTGGGGCGGGCGTGTCGCGTCCGTCGTTGCCCTCGGCAGGTACGCCGGCCGCGCCTGCGGTGTCGGCGAATCAGGCGACCACGAATGGCACGGGCACCACGCGCGCAGCGTGGACGGGCACCGGCTCGGACAAACGGCGGCTGACGAAATTGTCGGCGGGTATCGCGGTCACGGCGATGGTGGCGACATTGGCCGCCGTCGGTGCGGTGATTGGGGCTTTCGTGGTGCGAGGGCGGGGCATGTCCCCGGCAGCTGCGGCAGCCGATGTCAGTTCGACAATGGTGTCGGCGTCGGCGGCAAGCGCGTCGGCGCCTTCCATTGCACCTCTGCCCACCCCGGCCGAGCTCAAAGAAATCCCTGCCATCGTCCAATCCGCGCCTTCGGCGACTGTCCACCGCCCCGCGGGCCGTCCGACGAACCCCGCGGCCACAGTAAAAGCGAAGCCGAAAGCAAAGGCTTCGGCGTCGGCGATGGAGTCGGTGGTTGCGCCGGACATTCCTTCGACGCGAGAGTAG
- a CDS encoding outer membrane protein transport protein has product MKKKLSLGLATALAFMGPSIARASNVLEFPDNGSEQMARGGAWAARASDPLATYFNPAGLAGQRTALTLQANVSFQHTCFSRIKAANDKTNDYVAPGGSYPRVCNDIGASPNPQLAGVYRINDRVGVGLAILAPSAVGDGKWPTWVGTPDEAKNAQAAPQRYLLIEGHAFQLNPTIGVGAEIMDNLRLGVAFSWGIFKAKLNNAAVVNNIDGGRPRDNDLSATAIASDYFVPSVTFGGIYTVSDQFDIAGTFKWTDSIKASGNLYTQANYFTQKVHDGDKSGIKDTDTSYSDCNQGPAVAGKCEEGQAKIKLSQPMEAKLAFRYHMPRASALQAHLRDPIHTDVFDAEVDFTWANNSAIDALQIRFPGDAAGNGIIPVNGTPGTLPPVADVPRDYKDVFGVRAGGDFNVVPGRFALRGGMFFESNGQNVKYQNIDFVGSARFGLSTGATLRLDVGRGEKKDSLEFMLGFMHVFYQKQQNDDPNGEGIHAPAGTPCNPTENPIPPGGMCGSGKQKYQTNWPINLGSITSALNVINVGATYRF; this is encoded by the coding sequence ATGAAAAAAAAGCTTTCCCTCGGTCTCGCGACCGCGTTGGCCTTCATGGGCCCGAGCATTGCACGCGCCTCCAATGTGCTCGAGTTTCCAGACAATGGATCGGAGCAAATGGCGCGTGGTGGTGCATGGGCTGCCCGGGCAAGTGATCCACTTGCCACGTATTTTAACCCAGCAGGCCTCGCCGGGCAGCGCACCGCCCTGACGTTGCAGGCCAATGTTTCTTTTCAGCACACCTGTTTCTCGCGGATTAAGGCCGCGAACGACAAGACGAACGATTATGTCGCGCCGGGCGGCAGCTACCCGCGCGTGTGCAATGACATTGGGGCGTCCCCCAATCCGCAGCTCGCGGGCGTGTATCGCATCAACGATCGCGTTGGCGTCGGGCTCGCGATTTTGGCGCCCAGCGCCGTGGGCGATGGCAAATGGCCGACCTGGGTCGGCACGCCCGACGAGGCGAAGAACGCCCAAGCCGCGCCGCAGCGCTATTTGCTCATCGAGGGCCACGCCTTCCAACTCAATCCGACGATCGGCGTGGGCGCGGAGATCATGGACAACTTGCGGCTCGGGGTGGCCTTCTCGTGGGGCATCTTCAAGGCCAAGTTGAACAATGCCGCTGTCGTCAACAACATCGACGGCGGTCGGCCGCGCGACAACGATCTGTCAGCGACGGCCATTGCGAGCGACTACTTCGTTCCCAGCGTGACGTTCGGCGGCATCTACACCGTCAGCGATCAGTTCGACATTGCCGGCACCTTCAAGTGGACCGACTCCATCAAGGCGAGCGGCAACCTGTACACGCAGGCGAACTACTTCACGCAGAAGGTCCACGACGGCGACAAGAGCGGCATCAAGGACACGGACACGTCGTACTCCGATTGCAACCAGGGCCCGGCCGTTGCAGGGAAATGCGAGGAGGGACAAGCGAAGATCAAGCTGTCCCAGCCGATGGAGGCCAAGCTCGCCTTCCGCTACCACATGCCGAGGGCCTCCGCGTTGCAGGCGCACCTGCGCGACCCTATCCACACCGACGTGTTCGACGCCGAAGTCGATTTTACCTGGGCCAACAATAGCGCCATCGATGCTCTCCAGATCCGCTTCCCCGGCGATGCCGCCGGCAATGGCATCATCCCGGTGAATGGTACGCCGGGCACTCTCCCGCCGGTTGCCGACGTCCCGCGCGACTACAAGGACGTGTTCGGTGTTCGCGCCGGTGGCGACTTCAACGTCGTTCCTGGTCGGTTCGCTTTGCGCGGTGGCATGTTTTTCGAAAGCAACGGACAGAACGTCAAGTATCAGAACATCGACTTCGTCGGCAGTGCACGCTTCGGCCTATCCACAGGCGCCACCCTGCGCCTTGACGTAGGGCGCGGCGAGAAGAAGGACTCCCTGGAATTCATGCTCGGCTTCATGCATGTGTTCTATCAGAAGCAGCAGAACGACGACCCCAACGGGGAAGGGATCCATGCGCCTGCGGGCACGCCCTGCAATCCGACGGAAAACCCCATACCCCCGGGGGGTATGTGCGGCAGCGGGAAGCAAAAGTATCAAACGAATTGGCCTATCAACCTGGGTTCCATCACGAGCGCACTCAACGTCATAAACGTGGGTGCCACATACAGATTTTAG
- the trxB gene encoding thioredoxin-disulfide reductase, whose product MSESNPGERARNVIIIGSGPAGHTAGIYAARANLRPLLFEGVVKGGIPGGQLMITNDVENYPGFPAKVTGPDLMTAFRAQSEHQGVEILSEDVNKVDFSQRPFRVWAGDDDTLYTAQTVIIATGAQAKWLNLPTEDALKGKGVSACAVCDGAFFRNQDVMVVGGGDTAMEESMYLSGICKSVTLVHRRRDFRASKTMQDRVLKNPKIHVIYDSAVDEILDVSKGEVTGARVRNLRTNEVTDVAITGFFVAIGHTPNTELFKGQLELHDNGYIKTKPGTTQTNVPGVFASGDVQDFVYRQAVTAAGTGCMAALEAERWLAQNGAH is encoded by the coding sequence ATGAGCGAGAGCAATCCCGGAGAGCGCGCGCGCAACGTCATCATCATCGGGTCGGGTCCGGCAGGTCACACGGCCGGCATCTATGCCGCGCGCGCGAATCTGCGCCCGCTGCTGTTCGAAGGGGTGGTGAAGGGCGGCATCCCGGGCGGCCAGCTCATGATCACGAACGACGTGGAGAACTACCCCGGCTTCCCTGCGAAGGTCACGGGGCCGGATCTCATGACCGCCTTCCGTGCGCAATCCGAGCACCAGGGGGTGGAAATTCTTTCGGAGGACGTGAACAAGGTCGACTTCTCCCAGCGCCCCTTCCGCGTCTGGGCCGGCGACGACGACACGCTGTACACCGCACAAACGGTGATCATCGCCACGGGCGCGCAAGCCAAGTGGCTCAATCTACCGACGGAAGACGCACTGAAGGGCAAGGGCGTCTCCGCATGCGCCGTGTGTGACGGCGCATTCTTCCGCAACCAGGACGTGATGGTCGTGGGCGGCGGCGACACCGCCATGGAAGAATCGATGTACCTGTCGGGTATCTGCAAGAGCGTAACCCTCGTGCACCGCCGCCGCGACTTCCGCGCGAGCAAGACCATGCAGGACCGCGTGCTGAAGAATCCGAAGATCCACGTGATCTACGATTCAGCGGTCGACGAGATTCTCGACGTGTCGAAGGGCGAAGTCACCGGCGCCCGCGTACGCAACCTGCGCACGAACGAAGTGACCGACGTCGCGATCACCGGTTTCTTCGTAGCCATCGGCCACACCCCGAACACGGAGCTCTTCAAGGGCCAGTTGGAACTGCACGACAACGGCTACATCAAGACGAAGCCGGGCACGACCCAGACAAACGTCCCGGGCGTGTTTGCCAGCGGTGACGTGCAAGACTTCGTGTATCGGCAAGCCGTTACCGCCGCGGGCACGGGATGCATGGCGGCGCTCGAGGCGGAGCGCTGGCTCGCCCAGAACGGGGCCCACTAG